A section of the Flavobacteriales bacterium genome encodes:
- a CDS encoding sigma-54-dependent Fis family transcriptional regulator, whose amino-acid sequence MNVQPIKQRFGIIGGSPMLDRAIEIAAQVAPTDLTVLITGESGSGKEVMPQIVHQLSSRKHGPYIAVNCGAIPEGTIDSELFGHEKGSFTGAHEARKGYFEVADKGTIFLDEVGELPLTTQVRLLRVLETGEFIRVGSSKAQKTNVRVVAATNVNMLQAVQRGSFREDLYYRLNTVPIHVPPLRERREDIHLLFRKFASDAAERYRMPAITLEPDALKLLTEYRWPGNVRQLRNIVDQLSVIEQTRSIGAATLRQYLPEESTALVPAGVGRAAGLDSVSERELIYKFLFDMKNDLTVLKEQVAALMHGQPLPSIAPPVYRDEIVLPMQGTPSGTVSIQLPQRPGEADEEVEHMEVEESLSLEEKEKELIRKALTKHRNRRKTAAAELGISERTLYRKIKEYGLQ is encoded by the coding sequence ATGAACGTACAACCCATCAAGCAGCGGTTCGGCATCATCGGTGGATCGCCGATGCTCGACCGGGCCATCGAGATCGCCGCGCAGGTGGCGCCGACGGACCTGACGGTGCTGATCACCGGCGAGAGCGGCTCGGGCAAGGAGGTGATGCCGCAGATCGTGCATCAGCTCAGCTCGCGCAAGCACGGCCCGTACATCGCGGTGAACTGTGGCGCCATCCCGGAGGGCACGATCGACAGTGAGCTCTTCGGCCACGAGAAGGGCAGCTTCACCGGAGCGCACGAAGCGCGCAAGGGCTACTTCGAGGTGGCCGACAAGGGCACCATCTTCCTGGACGAGGTGGGCGAGCTGCCGCTGACCACGCAGGTGCGCCTGCTGCGGGTGCTGGAGACCGGCGAGTTCATCCGTGTGGGCAGCAGCAAGGCGCAGAAGACCAACGTCCGCGTGGTGGCGGCGACGAACGTGAACATGCTGCAGGCCGTGCAACGGGGCAGCTTCCGCGAGGACCTGTACTACCGCCTGAACACCGTGCCCATCCACGTGCCCCCGTTGCGGGAGCGACGCGAGGACATCCACCTGCTGTTCCGCAAGTTCGCCAGCGATGCCGCCGAGCGGTACCGCATGCCGGCCATCACCCTGGAACCCGATGCGCTGAAGCTGCTGACGGAGTACCGCTGGCCCGGGAACGTGCGCCAGCTTCGGAACATCGTGGACCAGTTGAGCGTGATCGAGCAGACGCGGTCGATCGGTGCAGCGACCTTGAGGCAGTATCTGCCGGAGGAGAGCACCGCGCTCGTACCTGCCGGGGTCGGGCGGGCGGCGGGGTTGGACAGCGTGAGCGAACGGGAGCTGATCTACAAGTTCCTGTTCGACATGAAGAACGACCTCACCGTGTTGAAGGAGCAGGTGGCCGCCCTGATGCACGGTCAGCCGCTGCCCTCCATCGCTCCGCCGGTCTACCGGGATGAGATCGTGCTGCCGATGCAGGGCACGCCGTCGGGCACCGTGAGCATCCAGCTGCCGCAGCGGCCGGGCGAAGCGGACGAGGAGGTGGAGCACATGGAAGTGGAGGAATCGCTGAGCCTGGAGGAAAAGGAGAAGGAGCTGATCCGCA